The following coding sequences lie in one Pseudoalteromonas sp. Scap06 genomic window:
- the glpE gene encoding thiosulfate sulfurtransferase GlpE — translation MAFKHISIAQTLELLDKEDVVIADIRDPNSYQTGHIPGSEALSNANIAQFMMEKEFDQPIIIVCYHGMSSQGAASYLVEQGFEDVYSMDGGFTAWEAAYKDKVAR, via the coding sequence ATGGCATTTAAACATATATCAATCGCACAAACCCTCGAACTACTAGACAAAGAAGATGTGGTGATTGCTGATATTCGCGATCCTAATTCGTATCAGACAGGGCACATTCCTGGCTCTGAAGCGCTTTCAAATGCAAATATCGCCCAATTTATGATGGAAAAAGAGTTTGACCAGCCGATTATTATTGTTTGTTATCACGGCATGAGCTCACAGGGTGCAGCAAGTTACTTAGTAGAGCAAGGCTTTGAAGATGTTTACAGCATGGATGGCGGTTTTACTGCGTGGGAAGCCGCTTACAAGGATAAAGTAGCACGATGA
- a CDS encoding chorismate lyase, which yields MITFPLSLSADWQSTAQVTGLSNAEKEWLFEPHSLTAKLKSQSQRFAVKVLSEQKVDLSQSQQTLLSKQVSTVLNREVLLLCDEQPIVYAQSWLPVTSNNTNNQLHNMGERPLGDVIFQDPALRRTDIEIARFDDNHSLQSLVSELNLPNHSLLGRRSVFSLHNYQFLVCEVFLPGAYLYS from the coding sequence GTGATTACTTTTCCTCTTTCTTTATCTGCTGATTGGCAGAGTACCGCTCAAGTCACTGGCTTATCTAACGCTGAGAAAGAGTGGTTATTTGAACCGCATTCTTTAACGGCTAAATTAAAAAGTCAGTCTCAGCGTTTTGCTGTAAAAGTGTTGAGTGAGCAAAAAGTAGACCTTTCTCAATCACAGCAAACGCTATTAAGTAAGCAGGTAAGTACAGTACTTAACCGTGAAGTGTTACTGTTGTGTGATGAACAACCGATTGTTTATGCTCAAAGTTGGTTGCCAGTAACAAGTAATAATACAAACAATCAGCTGCACAATATGGGAGAACGCCCGTTAGGTGATGTTATCTTTCAAGATCCTGCGTTAAGGCGCACTGATATTGAAATTGCTCGCTTTGATGATAATCACTCATTGCAATCACTGGTGAGCGAACTTAATTTACCGAATCACTCTTTGCTGGGCAGGCGCAGCGTATTTTCTTTACATAACTATCAATTTTTGGTCTGTGAGGTTTTTTTACCAGGAGCTTACTTATACTCATGA
- the ubiA gene encoding 4-hydroxybenzoate octaprenyltransferase yields MKLAALSVNHIPHYIQLMRIDKPIGTLLLLWPTYWALWIANDGLPSLTNFIVFTLGVIVMRSAGCVINDFADRKIDGSVKRTCQRPLATGAVSSGEAISLFLLLVVIAFILVLLLNTNTILLSFGALGLAFCYPFMKRYTQLPQVVLGAAFGWAIPMAFMASINSLPVQAWLLFIANICWTVAYDTMYAMVDRDDDLKIGVKSTAILFASYDRHIIALLNFSFFALMVLIGLMNQIGFSFWLGLAIAAMLLVYQQRLIHLRQRDNCFKAFLNNHYVGLAIFIGLLFSYPVFA; encoded by the coding sequence ATGAAACTAGCCGCTTTGTCTGTTAATCATATTCCCCATTACATCCAGTTAATGCGAATTGATAAGCCCATAGGCACTTTATTGCTACTTTGGCCAACTTATTGGGCACTATGGATAGCGAATGATGGTCTGCCTAGCTTAACGAACTTCATTGTGTTTACCCTTGGGGTAATAGTTATGCGAAGCGCAGGATGCGTTATCAATGATTTTGCAGATAGAAAAATTGATGGCTCAGTAAAGCGTACTTGTCAGCGGCCGCTAGCGACCGGAGCGGTAAGTAGTGGCGAAGCAATTAGTTTGTTTTTATTACTCGTTGTCATCGCTTTTATATTAGTATTACTGCTTAATACCAATACTATTTTGTTATCGTTTGGTGCACTTGGATTAGCGTTTTGTTATCCCTTTATGAAACGTTACACGCAACTTCCTCAAGTTGTATTGGGCGCGGCTTTTGGTTGGGCAATCCCTATGGCTTTTATGGCATCAATAAACTCTCTACCCGTGCAGGCATGGTTGCTATTTATTGCCAATATTTGCTGGACGGTGGCTTACGACACTATGTACGCAATGGTTGATAGAGACGATGATTTAAAAATAGGAGTAAAATCAACCGCTATTTTATTCGCCAGTTATGACCGCCATATTATAGCGCTACTTAACTTTAGCTTTTTTGCGTTGATGGTTTTAATTGGGTTGATGAATCAAATAGGATTTAGTTTTTGGTTGGGATTAGCTATTGCAGCAATGTTACTTGTGTATCAACAGCGTTTGATTCATTTACGCCAGCGAGATAATTGTTTTAAAGCATTTTTAAATAACCATTACGTAGGACTGGCTATTTTTATTGGTTTATTATTTTCTTACCCCGTTTTTGCTTAA
- the glpG gene encoding rhomboid family intramembrane serine protease GlpG: MIELGSLTNPRAAQGFIDYLKSQGLTGQIRTEDGHTLVISVAPEDFHAVQPLWNEFAKNPNHERYQQASWQVGTTQSPLKYQGQSLNLVARFKALSWLNQGVSILSIVVYIAFLFGAFEPIYMALQFNPASPLTWLTPAVVHFSAMHIVFNLIWWVSLGDNIEKQCGKSSLIGLFLVTALISNWAQYLMVGPNFGGLSGVVYGLLGFCWIYSALNPKQPALVTTAIVGFMLVWLVLGFADVLFVGMANWAHLGGLVSGMAFAYTAQLFKTKSA; the protein is encoded by the coding sequence ATGATAGAGCTAGGCAGTCTAACTAACCCCCGTGCTGCACAGGGCTTTATAGATTACCTAAAAAGCCAAGGGCTTACAGGGCAAATTCGTACTGAGGATGGTCATACGCTTGTTATTAGTGTGGCACCTGAAGACTTCCATGCAGTGCAGCCTTTATGGAACGAATTTGCTAAAAACCCTAATCATGAGCGTTACCAACAAGCATCATGGCAAGTAGGTACTACGCAGTCACCGTTAAAGTATCAAGGGCAGTCACTTAATTTAGTCGCTCGTTTTAAAGCCTTAAGCTGGCTTAATCAAGGTGTTAGTATTCTCAGCATTGTTGTTTATATTGCCTTTTTATTTGGTGCGTTTGAGCCTATTTATATGGCGTTGCAGTTCAATCCTGCGTCACCACTTACCTGGTTAACACCTGCTGTTGTGCATTTTAGCGCTATGCATATTGTGTTTAACTTAATCTGGTGGGTATCACTGGGTGACAACATTGAAAAGCAATGTGGTAAGTCGAGTTTAATCGGGCTGTTTTTAGTTACTGCTTTAATAAGTAATTGGGCACAGTACTTAATGGTCGGTCCTAACTTTGGTGGGCTTAGCGGTGTTGTATATGGGTTGTTAGGCTTTTGTTGGATTTACAGCGCACTTAATCCTAAACAGCCTGCACTGGTTACAACCGCAATTGTTGGTTTTATGCTGGTATGGTTAGTACTTGGTTTTGCAGATGTATTATTTGTTGGAATGGCTAATTGGGCACACTTAGGTGGGCTTGTTAGCGGTATGGCTTTTGCCTATACCGCTCAGCTTTTTAAAACAAAAAGCGCCTAA
- a CDS encoding 2OG-Fe(II) oxygenase: MNNFTASGIYLEQIETHGYAIIENAIDSDLIFDLMADCYRINPHFSLAGIGRLNNLQIDNTVRKDKTYWFDGSSNAQLGYQQVMEAVRNTLNRTFFMGLFDYECHYAKYTQGDFYKKHVDAFKGRSNRVFTTVLYLNSPEKGGELVIYKPKSKGIEIVIKPTAGTLVLFESERFVHEVLPAVDNRYSIAGWFRKNASISGIIDPPR; this comes from the coding sequence ATGAACAACTTTACAGCTTCTGGAATTTATCTAGAGCAGATTGAAACGCATGGTTATGCCATTATTGAAAACGCCATTGATAGTGACCTAATCTTTGATTTAATGGCAGATTGCTACAGAATAAATCCACACTTTAGCCTTGCTGGTATTGGTCGATTAAATAACTTGCAAATTGATAATACAGTTCGTAAAGACAAAACCTATTGGTTTGATGGCAGTTCAAATGCACAACTTGGCTACCAGCAAGTAATGGAAGCAGTTCGTAATACGCTTAATCGAACTTTCTTTATGGGTTTGTTTGATTATGAATGTCACTATGCAAAATATACGCAAGGTGATTTTTATAAAAAACATGTAGATGCATTTAAAGGTCGTTCAAACCGTGTTTTTACTACCGTATTATATTTGAACTCTCCAGAGAAAGGTGGAGAGCTAGTTATTTACAAGCCTAAAAGTAAAGGCATAGAAATAGTAATAAAACCCACAGCAGGCACTTTGGTATTATTTGAAAGCGAACGCTTTGTACATGAAGTACTTCCTGCTGTTGATAACCGCTATTCGATTGCTGGTTGGTTCAGAAAAAACGCGTCAATTAGTGGCATTATCGACCCACCCCGTTAA
- a CDS encoding glycine C-acetyltransferase: protein MRASAFFSQLQQQIEDVKAEGLYKNERVITSQQQAQIEVASGDKVINFCANNYLGLANSPELIAAAQKGLDDHGFGVASVRFICGTQDIHKTLEKKISQFLETEDTILYSSCFDANTGLFETILGADDAIISDSLNHASIIDGVRLCKAKRFRYANNDMADLEKQLIAADEAGAKTKLIATDGVFSMDGVICNLEAVCDLADKYDALVMVDDSHAVGFVGENGKGTPEYCNVLDRVDIITGTLGKALGGASGGYTSGKKEIVEWLRQRSRPYLFSNSLAPSIVTASIKVLEMLENGGELRAKLWSNAKYFREQMETAGFTCAGKDHAIIPVMLGDAKVASLMADKLLAEGIYVTGFSFPVVPKGQARIRTQISAAHSKEQLDTAIAAFTRIGKEIGVI, encoded by the coding sequence ATGAGAGCATCTGCTTTTTTTAGCCAATTACAACAGCAAATCGAAGACGTTAAAGCTGAAGGTTTGTACAAAAATGAACGTGTTATCACTTCACAGCAGCAAGCTCAAATTGAAGTGGCATCAGGTGATAAAGTTATTAATTTTTGTGCTAACAACTACTTAGGTTTAGCTAACAGCCCAGAGCTAATTGCAGCTGCACAAAAAGGTTTAGATGACCATGGTTTCGGTGTGGCATCTGTGCGTTTCATTTGTGGCACACAAGATATTCATAAGACGCTTGAGAAAAAAATCAGTCAATTTTTAGAGACTGAGGACACCATTTTGTATTCATCATGTTTTGATGCGAATACAGGCTTGTTTGAAACTATTTTAGGTGCAGACGATGCGATTATTTCTGATTCATTAAACCATGCTTCTATTATTGATGGTGTTCGTTTATGTAAAGCAAAGCGTTTCCGTTATGCAAATAACGATATGGCAGATTTAGAAAAGCAATTAATTGCAGCCGATGAAGCCGGTGCTAAAACTAAACTAATTGCTACTGATGGCGTGTTCTCAATGGATGGCGTTATTTGTAATTTAGAAGCAGTGTGTGATTTAGCCGACAAATACGACGCACTCGTTATGGTTGATGACTCACATGCCGTTGGTTTTGTTGGCGAAAACGGTAAAGGTACACCTGAGTACTGTAATGTACTCGACCGTGTCGATATTATTACTGGCACCTTAGGTAAAGCGCTTGGTGGAGCTTCTGGTGGTTATACCTCAGGTAAAAAAGAAATTGTTGAGTGGCTTCGTCAGCGTTCTCGTCCTTACTTATTCTCAAATTCATTAGCGCCTTCAATTGTAACAGCGTCAATCAAAGTACTAGAAATGCTTGAAAATGGCGGTGAGCTTCGCGCTAAGCTATGGTCAAACGCTAAATACTTCCGCGAGCAAATGGAAACGGCAGGTTTTACCTGTGCAGGTAAAGATCATGCGATTATTCCAGTGATGCTAGGAGATGCCAAAGTAGCGTCACTTATGGCTGATAAGCTTTTGGCCGAAGGGATTTATGTAACTGGGTTCTCATTCCCTGTTGTACCAAAAGGTCAGGCGCGTATTCGTACCCAAATTTCTGCAGCGCACAGCAAGGAACAGCTTGATACAGCCATTGCAGCATTTACCCGTATTGGTAAAGAGATTGGTGTTATTTAA
- the gmhB gene encoding D-glycero-beta-D-manno-heptose 1,7-bisphosphate 7-phosphatase codes for MNDKHINKALFLDRDGVVNVDHGYVFKSEEFEFIDGVFSTCKAFYDAGYKIIVVTNQSGIGRGYYSEADFFALNIWMKAQFSHHQIEITDVYFCPHHPENALPAYLTDCDCRKPAPGMLLQGMKDHHIDPALSVMVGDKRGDMQAAISANIRTKVLVRSGQTVDEQAVKSADYVCDSIKELPVLLADLI; via the coding sequence ATGAATGATAAACACATAAATAAGGCGCTTTTTTTAGACCGTGATGGTGTAGTAAATGTTGATCATGGCTATGTATTTAAAAGCGAAGAGTTTGAATTTATAGATGGTGTGTTTTCAACGTGTAAAGCATTTTATGACGCGGGCTACAAAATAATTGTTGTAACGAACCAATCAGGGATTGGTCGAGGTTATTACTCAGAAGCCGATTTTTTTGCCCTTAACATATGGATGAAAGCGCAGTTTAGTCATCATCAAATTGAAATTACTGATGTTTATTTTTGTCCTCATCATCCTGAAAATGCATTACCAGCGTATTTAACAGATTGCGATTGCAGAAAGCCAGCGCCTGGTATGTTACTTCAAGGAATGAAAGATCATCATATCGACCCTGCACTGAGTGTGATGGTGGGGGACAAACGAGGTGATATGCAAGCTGCTATAAGCGCCAATATACGCACTAAAGTATTGGTACGTTCGGGGCAAACAGTTGATGAGCAAGCCGTAAAGTCTGCTGACTATGTTTGTGACTCAATCAAGGAACTTCCTGTTTTGCTTGCTGATCTCATTTAA
- a CDS encoding flagellar basal body-associated protein FliL, producing MKKTVFTGLFILLVSLTSLSARAESTVGYFGFEPDIITNYIGPSSKKMGYVRVTVDLMLNKTSDIAIVEHHTPLLRDALVEILSKEPENKIKSLTGREQIRLKSAEKLKSLLKEETGQEIIRDLLFTKYLYH from the coding sequence ATGAAAAAAACAGTATTTACAGGCCTTTTTATTCTTTTAGTCAGCCTAACTAGCTTATCAGCACGTGCTGAGTCTACTGTGGGTTATTTTGGGTTTGAGCCAGACATTATTACAAATTACATTGGTCCATCAAGTAAAAAAATGGGTTACGTTCGCGTCACGGTAGATTTAATGCTAAACAAAACATCCGATATTGCCATTGTAGAACACCACACCCCGCTGTTACGTGATGCGCTAGTAGAGATATTATCAAAAGAGCCTGAAAACAAAATAAAGTCTTTAACAGGGCGTGAGCAAATTCGCCTTAAAAGCGCAGAAAAACTAAAAAGCTTACTTAAGGAAGAAACAGGCCAAGAAATAATCCGAGACCTGTTATTTACTAAATATTTATATCATTAG
- the tdh gene encoding L-threonine 3-dehydrogenase: MKALSKLKAEPGIWMTDAPKPEVGHNDLLIKIRKTAICGTDVHIYKWDEWAQNTIPTPMVVGHEYVGEVIDMGQEVRGFEVGDRVSGEGHITCGHCRNCRAGRVHLCRNTTGVGVNREGAFAEYLVIPAFNAFKIPDNISDELASIFDPFGNAVHTALSFDLVGEDVLITGAGPIGIMAAAVAKHVGARYVVITDVNEYRLDLARKMGATRAVNVANEKLEDVAKDLGMTEGFDIGLEMSGVPSAFNAMLNNMNHGGKIAMLGIPPSDMAVDWNQVIFKGLVIKGIYGREMFETWYKMASLIQSGLDLKPIITHQYSIDDFQAGFDMMISGQSGKVILNWD, translated from the coding sequence ATGAAAGCATTATCAAAGTTAAAAGCAGAACCGGGCATTTGGATGACAGATGCGCCAAAGCCTGAAGTAGGCCATAACGATCTGTTAATTAAGATACGTAAAACGGCTATTTGTGGCACCGATGTTCACATTTATAAGTGGGATGAGTGGGCACAAAACACCATTCCTACGCCTATGGTGGTTGGCCACGAATATGTGGGTGAAGTAATTGACATGGGCCAAGAAGTTCGCGGTTTCGAAGTTGGCGACCGTGTATCAGGTGAAGGTCATATAACCTGTGGTCATTGTCGTAACTGTCGTGCTGGACGCGTTCATTTATGCCGAAATACAACCGGTGTGGGCGTTAACCGCGAAGGTGCATTTGCTGAGTACCTAGTGATCCCAGCATTTAATGCGTTTAAAATCCCAGATAATATTAGCGATGAACTGGCCTCTATTTTTGACCCGTTTGGTAATGCAGTACATACCGCTTTATCGTTTGATTTAGTGGGTGAAGATGTATTAATCACTGGTGCAGGCCCTATTGGTATTATGGCTGCAGCTGTAGCTAAACATGTAGGTGCACGTTATGTGGTTATCACCGACGTAAATGAATACCGCCTAGACTTAGCGCGTAAAATGGGCGCAACGCGTGCTGTAAACGTTGCAAATGAAAAGCTTGAAGATGTAGCTAAAGATCTAGGTATGACCGAAGGCTTTGATATTGGCTTAGAGATGTCAGGTGTTCCGAGTGCATTTAATGCCATGCTAAATAACATGAATCATGGCGGCAAAATTGCCATGTTAGGTATTCCACCTTCAGATATGGCGGTCGATTGGAATCAAGTAATTTTTAAAGGCTTAGTGATCAAAGGTATTTACGGTCGTGAGATGTTTGAAACTTGGTACAAAATGGCTAGCTTGATTCAATCAGGGCTTGATTTAAAACCAATCATTACTCATCAGTATTCAATTGATGACTTCCAAGCTGGCTTTGATATGATGATTTCAGGCCAATCGGGTAAAGTAATTCTTAACTGGGATTAA